Proteins found in one Nitrosopumilus maritimus SCM1 genomic segment:
- a CDS encoding Snf7 family protein has protein sequence MLSNSWNNTGGESISQKVMGKVKPDEPLKNKIDFAQKKLQFQITKLEGINEKLRVKHDQIFEKIVSAHKSNKNAYAQAYANELAQVRKMKNMVSGAKLSMEQVKLRLDTVSELGDVVVTLSPCMSIIKGLAPSLNGIMPEANASMQDLSSVLGDVMSGSSVDLGDSMSVGPETNADTLAILEEAQGVIAGQTKASIPDVPDSLKQQIVEKKTDIFI, from the coding sequence ATGCTAAGTAACTCTTGGAACAACACAGGGGGAGAAAGTATTTCCCAAAAAGTCATGGGAAAAGTAAAGCCTGATGAGCCACTAAAGAACAAAATCGACTTTGCACAAAAAAAATTACAATTTCAAATAACAAAATTAGAAGGAATTAATGAAAAATTACGAGTAAAACATGATCAAATTTTTGAAAAAATAGTCAGTGCTCATAAAAGTAACAAAAATGCCTATGCTCAAGCATACGCAAATGAATTAGCCCAAGTAAGAAAGATGAAAAACATGGTAAGTGGTGCCAAACTTTCAATGGAGCAAGTCAAACTTAGACTAGATACAGTATCAGAACTAGGAGATGTAGTAGTCACACTCAGTCCATGTATGTCAATAATCAAGGGATTAGCTCCATCACTTAATGGAATCATGCCAGAGGCAAATGCGTCAATGCAAGACTTGTCATCAGTACTTGGAGATGTAATGTCAGGCTCATCAGTAGACTTAGGAGATTCAATGAGCGTCGGTCCAGAAACCAACGCAGATACATTGGCAATCTTAGAAGAAGCACAAGGAGTTATTGCTGGTCAAACAAAAGCATCAATTCCAGACGTTCCAGATTCTCTCAAACAACAAATTGTTGAGAAGAAAACAGACATTTTCATCTAA
- a CDS encoding redoxin family protein, with translation MKSEIKTALILGIVIAVGIGITSIVFSTIENNIQTANNFDSANSASKIDKSGFKKAPDLVGIAHYLNTTPEELAQEIEGKVVLYDIWTYSCINCIRTLPYITAWDDKYSDQGLLIVGVHSPEFEFEKVPENVQMSIEKHGINYPVVMDNDMETWKAFENRYWPRKYIADHEGYIRYDHIGEGGYQETEKIIQQLIKERSDSLGIQMASALSLVDIEEFEHTLFRTPELYFGYYFAQNRNQLGSEEGFQPEKTVVYEESDKIELHKFYPIGTWKNHEDSMELISEEGEIKLLYNAKEVNIVTANNAELEIYLDGEALPVQYSGNDIISGNTLSVSEPGLYNIITNEESASHVLELKVKGKGFQIFTFTFG, from the coding sequence ATGAAATCAGAAATTAAAACCGCATTAATTTTAGGAATTGTGATTGCCGTGGGAATAGGAATTACAAGTATTGTTTTTTCTACAATTGAAAACAATATTCAAACAGCCAATAACTTTGATAGTGCAAATTCTGCTAGTAAAATAGACAAATCAGGCTTCAAAAAAGCACCTGATTTAGTAGGAATTGCCCACTATCTGAATACAACTCCTGAAGAATTAGCACAAGAGATTGAAGGCAAAGTAGTGCTATATGACATTTGGACATATAGTTGCATTAATTGTATCAGAACTTTACCATACATCACAGCTTGGGATGACAAATATTCTGATCAAGGATTGTTAATTGTTGGAGTACATTCTCCAGAATTTGAATTTGAAAAAGTCCCTGAAAATGTACAAATGTCAATTGAAAAACACGGAATCAACTATCCAGTTGTAATGGATAACGATATGGAAACTTGGAAAGCGTTTGAAAACAGATACTGGCCAAGAAAATACATTGCAGATCATGAAGGTTACATTAGATATGATCACATAGGAGAAGGAGGATATCAAGAAACTGAAAAAATTATTCAACAATTAATCAAAGAAAGATCTGATTCATTAGGAATTCAAATGGCATCTGCTTTATCATTAGTTGACATTGAAGAGTTTGAACATACATTGTTTAGAACACCAGAGTTATACTTTGGATATTACTTTGCACAAAACAGAAATCAATTAGGTAGTGAAGAAGGATTCCAGCCAGAAAAAACAGTTGTGTATGAAGAGTCAGATAAAATAGAATTACACAAATTCTACCCAATTGGAACATGGAAAAACCATGAAGACAGTATGGAATTGATTTCTGAGGAAGGAGAAATTAAATTGTTGTATAATGCAAAAGAGGTAAACATTGTGACTGCAAATAATGCAGAACTAGAGATTTATCTTGATGGAGAAGCATTACCAGTGCAATACTCTGGCAATGACATTATATCTGGAAATACTCTAAGTGTTTCTGAACCAGGACTATACAACATCATTACCAATGAAGAGAGTGCATCCCATGTATTGGAGTTAAAAGTCAAGGGTAAGGGATTCCAGATATTCACATTTACCTTTGGGTAG
- a CDS encoding cytochrome c biogenesis CcdA family protein: MAEITLAIAALAGLGSFVAPCILPMIPAFLAYISGTTLSELNQNGNQTTKVISRSNIIFNTIFFVLGFTTVFAIYSVIINSIFSNVGEEFTSTFNMIGGTIIISFGVFLMLSIKIRKLNVERKIIPKGMKVSYPFSFIFGLAFAAAWTPCVGPVLGTILTLAAATPAHALNIMLMYSLGLGIPFILMGVFLSRGTRLIKKMNKHLKYYNIILGGFIIVLGVLVFTNQLAYIANFPLLNELVLLG; encoded by the coding sequence ATGGCTGAAATAACTCTGGCAATTGCAGCTCTTGCTGGACTTGGATCGTTTGTAGCTCCTTGTATTTTACCCATGATTCCAGCATTTCTTGCATATATTTCTGGAACTACACTTTCAGAATTAAATCAAAATGGAAATCAAACTACAAAAGTAATCAGTAGATCAAATATCATTTTCAATACAATTTTCTTTGTGTTAGGATTTACAACAGTATTTGCAATTTACAGTGTAATAATTAACAGTATTTTTTCAAATGTGGGTGAAGAATTTACATCCACATTCAACATGATAGGAGGAACAATAATTATTTCATTTGGAGTGTTTTTGATGCTTTCAATAAAAATCAGAAAATTGAACGTAGAGAGAAAAATTATTCCAAAAGGAATGAAAGTTAGTTATCCATTTTCATTTATTTTTGGATTAGCATTTGCAGCTGCATGGACTCCTTGTGTCGGTCCAGTATTAGGGACAATTTTGACTTTAGCAGCAGCAACTCCAGCTCATGCACTAAACATAATGTTGATGTATTCTCTAGGATTAGGAATTCCATTTATTCTGATGGGAGTGTTTCTTTCAAGAGGAACAAGACTCATTAAAAAAATGAATAAACATCTAAAATATTATAACATAATTTTAGGAGGATTCATTATTGTGTTAGGAGTTTTAGTTTTTACAAATCAATTAGCATATATTGCAAACTTTCCTCTTCTCAACGAACTGGTGTTACTAGGGTGA